One Azoarcus sp. DN11 DNA segment encodes these proteins:
- a CDS encoding enoyl-CoA hydratase-related protein, with product MDLNLPASLSYEKRGRIAIITMNRPEAMNSLTKEMLIGLEAAFEDYNNDPNLRCAIFTATGDRAFCTGLDLKVALPALNEGDALGYEDPAKRPFQNVYKPIVTAVNGVCVAGGLEFLLGTDIRIAAEHAKFGLAEVRWAVVPAGGSHVRLPQQIPWAIAMEMLLTGNTIDAQRAYDIGLINKVVPADRLLDEALAYAERICENGPLAVRTAKEIALRALNNEPAFVLEKTMSARVFASDDAREGPRAFATKTKPEYVGR from the coding sequence ATGGATTTGAACCTGCCCGCCAGCCTGAGCTACGAGAAACGCGGCCGTATCGCCATCATCACGATGAACCGGCCCGAGGCGATGAATTCGCTGACGAAGGAGATGCTGATCGGCCTGGAAGCCGCCTTCGAGGACTACAACAACGACCCGAATCTACGGTGCGCGATCTTCACCGCCACCGGCGACCGCGCCTTCTGCACAGGGCTCGACCTCAAGGTCGCGCTGCCGGCGCTCAACGAAGGCGATGCGCTGGGCTACGAGGATCCGGCCAAGCGTCCGTTCCAGAACGTCTACAAGCCCATCGTCACCGCGGTGAACGGCGTGTGCGTCGCGGGCGGGCTGGAATTCCTGCTCGGCACCGATATCCGCATCGCCGCCGAGCACGCGAAATTCGGCCTCGCCGAAGTGCGCTGGGCGGTCGTCCCGGCGGGCGGCTCGCATGTGCGCCTGCCGCAGCAGATCCCGTGGGCGATCGCGATGGAGATGCTCCTCACCGGCAACACCATCGACGCGCAGCGTGCGTACGACATCGGCCTCATCAACAAGGTCGTGCCCGCCGATCGCCTGCTCGACGAGGCCCTGGCCTACGCCGAACGCATCTGCGAGAACGGCCCGCTGGCGGTGCGCACGGCGAAGGAGATCGCGCTGCGCGCGCTCAACAACGAGCCGGCCTTCGTGCTCGAGAAGACCATGTCGGCGCGCGTGTTCGCGTCGGACGACGCCCGCGAGGGCCCGCGCGCCTTCGCCACCAAGACCAAACCGGAATACGTCGGCCGCTGA
- a CDS encoding MFS transporter, with protein MSASSPTTPGWRSHALLLLLALMYADNFVGRQIMAVMIEPIKREFAASDTAMGLISGLAFAGVYALLGLPAGRIADRVSRVRLLAVSGLMWCVATALCGLATGFGLLVLARMAVAVAEAPATPASLSIIADLYPPQRRSFAISCFTAAPTFAAILALSVGAWLVGSWGWRNAFIIVALPVLPVAALLAFAVREPRRGVWDGGHAPDAAGAAGMRATLRQLWDCRPYRYLVLASAVTTLGANAYGMWNPTFLVRSHGLPLQHAGLLAGLVGGTSAGIGMLFSGWLTDRLTHRSPRWHLRIPLIGHGIAVVSLAAYLLWPRATLLQAGSVAVPTAMLWCGLNGFFSVWWVAPSYSYITHLVAPGQRAVALACLTILTTLLGVGVGPLLIGAISDGLQPVFAGESLRHALLFVCLTTCVAMLAIRRVKGLVGVSPQGALAAAGTAT; from the coding sequence ATGTCCGCATCAAGCCCCACGACACCCGGCTGGCGCAGCCACGCGCTGCTCCTGCTGCTTGCGCTGATGTACGCGGACAACTTCGTCGGCCGGCAGATCATGGCGGTGATGATCGAGCCGATCAAACGCGAGTTCGCCGCGAGCGACACGGCGATGGGGCTGATCTCCGGGCTCGCGTTCGCCGGCGTGTATGCGCTGCTGGGCCTGCCCGCGGGCCGCATCGCGGATCGCGTCTCGCGCGTGCGGTTGCTCGCCGTGTCCGGGCTGATGTGGTGCGTGGCCACTGCGCTGTGCGGGCTCGCGACCGGGTTCGGGCTGCTGGTCCTCGCGCGCATGGCGGTGGCGGTGGCCGAGGCGCCGGCGACGCCGGCTTCGCTGTCCATCATCGCCGACCTCTATCCGCCGCAGCGCCGGTCCTTCGCGATCAGCTGCTTCACCGCGGCGCCGACCTTCGCCGCGATCCTCGCCTTGAGCGTGGGTGCGTGGCTGGTCGGCAGCTGGGGCTGGCGCAACGCCTTCATCATCGTCGCGCTGCCGGTGCTACCGGTCGCGGCCTTGCTCGCGTTCGCGGTGCGCGAACCGCGCCGTGGCGTCTGGGATGGCGGACATGCCCCCGACGCCGCCGGCGCCGCGGGCATGCGGGCGACGCTGCGCCAGCTGTGGGACTGCCGGCCCTACCGCTATCTGGTGCTGGCCAGCGCCGTGACGACGCTCGGCGCCAACGCCTACGGCATGTGGAATCCGACCTTCCTCGTGCGTTCGCATGGCCTGCCGCTGCAGCACGCCGGCCTGCTCGCGGGCCTCGTCGGGGGCACTTCGGCCGGCATCGGCATGCTCTTCAGCGGCTGGCTCACGGACCGCCTGACGCATCGCAGCCCGCGCTGGCACCTGCGCATCCCGCTCATCGGCCACGGTATCGCGGTGGTCTCGCTGGCGGCCTATCTGTTGTGGCCGCGCGCGACGTTGCTGCAGGCCGGATCGGTCGCGGTGCCGACGGCGATGCTGTGGTGCGGGCTCAACGGCTTCTTTTCGGTGTGGTGGGTCGCGCCTTCCTACAGCTACATCACGCATCTGGTAGCGCCCGGCCAGCGGGCGGTCGCGCTGGCCTGCCTCACCATCCTGACGACCTTACTGGGCGTCGGGGTCGGGCCGCTGCTGATCGGGGCGATCAGCGACGGCCTGCAACCGGTGTTCGCCGGCGAATCGCTGCGCCATGCGCTGCTCTTCGTGTGCCTGACGACCTGTGTGGCGATGCTCGCGATTCGGCGCGTGAAAGGGCTCGTCGGCGTCTCGCCGCAGGGGGCGCTCGCGGCGGCCGGAACGGCGACCTGA
- a CDS encoding OB-fold domain-containing protein — MSENAMPYDKPLPSLTGLHGEFYAWCRDRELRFQRCTGCGRYRHVPRDICAHCSSMEWEWARSSGRGTVFTWTEVVRALHPAFAAATPYAPVVVEMEEGVRLLSRVVDCAAGELAIGMPVEVDFLEVGDAVTLPVFRRSVL, encoded by the coding sequence ATGAGCGAAAACGCGATGCCTTACGACAAACCCTTGCCTAGTCTCACGGGCCTGCACGGCGAGTTCTACGCCTGGTGCCGTGACCGCGAGCTGCGCTTCCAGCGCTGCACCGGCTGCGGACGCTACCGCCACGTTCCGCGCGACATCTGCGCGCACTGCAGCTCGATGGAGTGGGAATGGGCCCGTTCCAGCGGGCGGGGCACGGTGTTCACCTGGACCGAGGTGGTGCGCGCGCTGCATCCCGCCTTCGCGGCCGCGACACCGTACGCGCCGGTCGTCGTCGAGATGGAAGAGGGCGTGCGCCTGCTGTCGCGCGTGGTCGATTGTGCCGCCGGCGAACTCGCCATCGGCATGCCCGTCGAGGTCGATTTCCTGGAAGTCGGCGATGCCGTGACGCTGCCCGTTTTTCGCCGTTCAGTTCTGTAG
- a CDS encoding CoA transferase: protein MAKALEGIRVIDLTVWFQGPVSAQYLADFGAEVIKVERPQGGDQGRGVRSIKSLPVGDWNQYFLVINRNKKSMAIDLKTEAGRGILYRLVEKSDVFLSNLAPEMLEAWGLSYEKLSAINPKLVYATNTGYGRFGGVSKPSFDMTVQALTGAMARLGEPGEPPVYLGMGSGDAYGGIMSALGIALALYQRRRTGRGQYLDASLYGAQLFLAAPWLQAFLAGNADAALQHSRKQVENPLWNLYPTAGKWVYLCEPNEDARFAALCRALDAPSLHADARFATAALRAQHHEALIDAIETVTLQRDHDALMRGCVAEGVVASPVNNFADVVRDEQAWRNNYFMKAYCEEVQREVDVRGLPVTLSKTPGEIHCLGPQLGQDTELLLMDLLGYEWDEIEALKAQRAIP, encoded by the coding sequence GTGGCGAAAGCACTCGAAGGAATCCGCGTCATCGACCTCACCGTGTGGTTCCAGGGGCCGGTGTCGGCCCAGTACCTGGCCGATTTCGGCGCCGAGGTCATCAAGGTGGAGCGCCCGCAGGGCGGCGACCAGGGGCGCGGCGTGCGCTCGATCAAGTCGCTGCCGGTGGGCGACTGGAACCAGTACTTCCTCGTCATCAACCGCAACAAGAAGAGCATGGCGATCGACCTCAAGACCGAGGCCGGGCGGGGCATCCTGTACCGGCTGGTGGAGAAGTCGGACGTGTTCCTGTCCAACCTCGCGCCGGAGATGCTGGAGGCGTGGGGGCTGTCGTACGAGAAGCTCTCGGCGATCAATCCGAAGCTCGTGTACGCGACCAATACCGGCTACGGGCGCTTCGGCGGCGTGTCGAAGCCGTCCTTCGACATGACGGTGCAGGCGCTCACTGGCGCGATGGCCCGACTCGGCGAACCGGGCGAGCCGCCGGTGTACCTCGGCATGGGCTCGGGCGACGCCTATGGCGGCATCATGTCGGCGCTGGGCATCGCGCTGGCACTGTACCAGCGCCGCCGCACCGGGCGCGGGCAGTACCTCGATGCGTCGCTGTACGGCGCGCAACTCTTCCTCGCGGCGCCCTGGCTGCAGGCCTTCCTCGCCGGCAACGCCGACGCCGCGCTGCAGCACTCGCGCAAGCAGGTCGAGAACCCGTTGTGGAACCTGTACCCGACCGCCGGCAAGTGGGTCTATCTGTGCGAACCCAACGAGGACGCGCGCTTCGCGGCCCTGTGCCGTGCGCTGGATGCGCCGTCGCTGCATGCGGACGCGCGCTTCGCAACTGCCGCCTTGCGCGCCCAGCACCACGAGGCGCTGATCGACGCGATCGAAACCGTCACCCTCCAGCGCGACCACGACGCGCTGATGCGCGGCTGCGTCGCCGAAGGCGTCGTCGCGAGCCCGGTGAACAACTTCGCCGACGTCGTGCGCGACGAGCAGGCGTGGCGCAACAACTACTTCATGAAGGCGTATTGCGAGGAAGTGCAGCGCGAGGTCGACGTGCGCGGCCTGCCGGTGACGCTGTCGAAAACCCCGGGCGAGATCCACTGCCTCGGTCCGCAGCTGGGGCAGGACACCGAGCTGCTGCTGATGGACCTGCTGGGCTACGAGTGGGACGAGATCGAAGCGCTGAAAGCGCAGCGCGCCATTCCCTGA
- a CDS encoding transporter — MFKDKACIVGVGETPFCRKPGSGLSEMGIQLKASLSALEDAGLKAAQIDGILPFPNVGKAEAFAASLGCENLRFAATLHMGGAAPVGSLRMAAMAVTSGAADYVMVPGGWNGYSGARVRETAANDVNSIPGGEIARDFYLPFGLTAPPQWYALMARRHMHEYGTTEEQLGAVALAMRKHAQLNPAAVMHGKPLTMADYLASPMISSPYRLLDCCVETDGAAAFIVTTVERARDLRRKPVYVMGAAAGQPYPADEITNRADFHRTGLTNAAPEAFRMAGVTPADADFAQIYDCFTFEVIQQLEEAGFCKRGEGGAFVEHGGIELGGRLPVNTHGGLLSQAHVLGISHVVEAVRQLRGEAGARQVADAEIGVVTGWGDFGDGSIAVLRR; from the coding sequence ATGTTCAAGGACAAGGCCTGCATCGTGGGCGTCGGCGAGACGCCCTTCTGCCGCAAGCCCGGCTCGGGCCTCTCGGAGATGGGCATCCAGCTCAAGGCGTCCCTTTCGGCACTCGAGGACGCCGGGCTGAAGGCGGCGCAGATCGACGGCATCTTGCCTTTCCCGAATGTCGGCAAGGCAGAAGCCTTCGCCGCGAGCCTGGGCTGCGAGAACCTGCGTTTCGCGGCCACCCTGCACATGGGCGGGGCTGCGCCGGTTGGTTCGTTGCGCATGGCGGCGATGGCGGTCACGAGCGGCGCGGCCGATTACGTGATGGTGCCGGGCGGCTGGAACGGCTACTCCGGCGCGCGCGTGCGCGAGACCGCCGCCAACGACGTGAATTCCATTCCCGGCGGCGAGATCGCGCGGGACTTCTACCTGCCCTTCGGCCTCACCGCGCCGCCTCAGTGGTACGCGCTGATGGCGCGCAGGCATATGCACGAATACGGCACCACCGAGGAACAGCTCGGCGCCGTGGCGCTGGCGATGCGCAAGCACGCACAGCTCAACCCGGCCGCCGTGATGCACGGCAAGCCGCTGACGATGGCCGACTACCTCGCCTCGCCGATGATCTCCTCGCCCTACCGCCTGCTCGACTGCTGCGTCGAGACCGATGGTGCTGCGGCTTTCATCGTCACGACCGTCGAGCGCGCCCGCGACCTGCGCCGGAAGCCTGTCTACGTCATGGGGGCGGCGGCGGGCCAGCCGTATCCGGCCGACGAGATCACCAATCGCGCGGATTTCCACCGCACCGGGCTCACGAATGCCGCGCCGGAAGCCTTCCGCATGGCCGGCGTCACGCCGGCCGACGCCGACTTCGCGCAGATCTACGACTGCTTCACCTTCGAGGTCATCCAGCAGCTGGAGGAGGCGGGCTTCTGCAAGCGGGGCGAGGGCGGCGCCTTCGTCGAGCACGGCGGTATCGAACTGGGCGGACGCCTGCCGGTGAATACGCATGGCGGGCTGCTCTCGCAGGCGCACGTGCTGGGCATTTCGCACGTCGTCGAGGCCGTGCGCCAACTGCGCGGCGAAGCCGGCGCGCGGCAGGTTGCGGACGCCGAGATCGGCGTCGTCACCGGGTGGGGCGACTTCGGTGACGGCAGCATCGCCGTCCTGCGTCGCTGA
- a CDS encoding amidohydrolase family protein produces MSKDYFVAMTEFHFMNLQTMSEIGYYPGMQQFHDSVNGVLRAWAGRDLDSEWPQPIASELIKYMDQTSVDVAFCLREPMMDITGGVVSMSTNGFMLQQIEPYPERMYLEANVGPVIKRGIKHANWELEYLVKERGAKLCKLYTPEDDGPLNDRRLWPFYEKAVELGVPLTVHTGMSYVCPQPSSHCHPSQLDDVMLAFPDLKIIAYHAGWPHSEELIGLCGKHKNLYLSLSGIIGWFQRAPYRGYHTIGTALQWMSSEKIVLGFDLPFDDLSRIVDYIKNLDMPAELQEKWGYAQVTEQDKANILGLNLARLTGIEPKKRAPLR; encoded by the coding sequence ATGAGCAAGGATTACTTCGTCGCAATGACCGAATTCCACTTCATGAACCTGCAGACCATGAGTGAGATCGGCTACTACCCCGGCATGCAGCAGTTCCACGACAGTGTGAACGGCGTGCTGCGCGCGTGGGCCGGCCGCGACCTCGACAGCGAATGGCCGCAGCCGATCGCGAGCGAGCTCATCAAGTACATGGACCAGACCAGCGTCGACGTCGCGTTCTGCCTGCGCGAGCCGATGATGGACATCACCGGCGGCGTTGTGTCGATGTCGACCAACGGCTTCATGCTGCAGCAGATCGAGCCCTATCCCGAGCGCATGTACCTGGAGGCCAACGTCGGCCCGGTCATCAAGCGCGGCATCAAGCACGCCAACTGGGAACTCGAATACCTGGTGAAGGAGCGCGGCGCGAAGCTGTGCAAGCTCTACACGCCCGAGGATGACGGCCCGCTCAACGACAGGCGCCTGTGGCCCTTCTACGAGAAGGCCGTCGAGCTTGGGGTGCCGCTCACCGTGCATACCGGCATGAGCTACGTCTGCCCGCAGCCGAGCAGCCACTGCCATCCGTCGCAGCTCGACGACGTGATGCTCGCCTTCCCGGACCTGAAGATCATCGCCTACCACGCCGGCTGGCCGCATTCCGAAGAGCTGATCGGCCTGTGCGGCAAGCACAAGAACCTGTACCTGAGCCTCTCGGGCATCATCGGCTGGTTCCAGCGCGCCCCCTACCGCGGCTACCACACCATTGGCACCGCGCTGCAGTGGATGAGCTCCGAGAAGATCGTGCTGGGCTTCGACCTGCCCTTCGACGACCTCAGCCGCATCGTCGACTACATCAAGAACCTCGACATGCCCGCGGAGCTGCAGGAGAAGTGGGGCTACGCGCAGGTGACCGAGCAGGACAAGGCCAACATCCTCGGCCTCAACCTCGCGCGGCTGACCGGCATCGAGCCGAAGAAGCGCGCCCCGCTGCGCTGA
- a CDS encoding EthD domain-containing protein, translating to MEKVIYALWRADGTGRDAFAERLHGELAPRLVALGALGAQLNVADAAADGAAPTLQALRTPMDAFVSVWLDSANDALRKPFDAAVAAVCGRYAAWLVTESRPMRNIRHLPAPGERTPGFAQVALFRRPPRIEREAWLEVWLGSHTQIAIDTQDTFLYVQNVVTRALTFDAPPYDAIVEEGFPPEVVGNLHAFYDAVGDEERFRANVAAMRESCERFIDMDKIDVVQTSQYVLMPPRGGSG from the coding sequence ATGGAAAAGGTCATCTACGCGCTGTGGCGCGCGGACGGCACGGGGCGCGACGCCTTCGCCGAACGCCTGCACGGCGAACTCGCACCCCGGCTCGTCGCGCTCGGCGCGCTGGGGGCGCAGCTCAACGTCGCCGACGCGGCGGCGGACGGCGCGGCGCCCACCCTGCAGGCGCTGCGCACGCCGATGGACGCCTTCGTCTCCGTGTGGCTCGACTCGGCCAACGACGCGCTGCGCAAACCCTTCGACGCGGCGGTGGCGGCGGTGTGCGGCCGCTACGCCGCCTGGCTCGTGACCGAATCGCGGCCGATGCGCAACATCCGCCACCTGCCGGCGCCGGGCGAACGCACGCCCGGCTTCGCGCAGGTCGCGCTGTTCCGCCGCCCGCCGCGCATCGAGCGGGAGGCCTGGCTGGAGGTGTGGCTCGGCTCGCACACGCAGATCGCCATCGACACGCAGGACACCTTTCTGTACGTGCAGAACGTGGTCACGCGCGCGCTCACCTTCGATGCGCCGCCCTACGACGCGATCGTCGAAGAGGGCTTCCCGCCCGAGGTCGTCGGCAACCTGCACGCGTTCTACGACGCGGTCGGCGACGAGGAGCGCTTCCGCGCCAACGTTGCCGCGATGCGGGAGAGCTGCGAGCGCTTCATCGACATGGACAAGATCGATGTCGTGCAGACCAGCCAGTACGTGCTGATGCCGCCGCGCGGCGGGTCGGGTTAG
- a CDS encoding CoA transferase, translating to MSRALDDVIVLDLTRQFCASLSAAFLADFGARVIRLDLPPVRESSGGSWNHEADLIHRNKESLALDPASADGAELLRDLVAKADVIVTDWQRDELAALGIDYDAAAALRPDIVFGRISGFGPQGPDADLPPIDELAAARTGMMPILPQPGQPPIYTGAGAMHATVMLAFGVVTALLHRQGTGEGQAVDVSLFGANMYGAALDIQAFLAIGEGERFITPISRLDVSNPMSGSLYPSADGRWVTLTMPDTDRWWPVFSAAVGIAADDARFDTHDKRTETNRLELIRELEAAFQREPGSHWRQVFQEKQMSADVIERFDYPANDPQVLANRYILELDHPSFGAVKSLGFPIFLSDSPARLERLAPCVGQHTAQILHELLAYPEDRIHALRAAGVVA from the coding sequence ATGAGCCGCGCTCTCGACGATGTGATCGTACTCGACCTGACCCGGCAGTTCTGCGCCTCGCTGTCGGCCGCCTTCCTGGCCGACTTCGGCGCCCGCGTGATCCGCCTCGACCTGCCGCCGGTGCGCGAATCGAGCGGCGGAAGCTGGAACCACGAGGCCGACCTGATCCACCGCAACAAGGAGAGCCTCGCGCTCGATCCGGCGAGCGCGGACGGTGCCGAACTGCTGCGAGATCTGGTCGCGAAGGCGGACGTGATCGTCACCGACTGGCAGCGCGACGAACTCGCGGCGCTCGGCATCGACTACGACGCCGCGGCCGCGCTGCGCCCCGACATCGTCTTCGGCCGCATCTCCGGTTTCGGCCCGCAGGGGCCGGACGCCGACCTGCCGCCCATCGACGAACTCGCCGCGGCGCGCACCGGGATGATGCCCATCCTCCCGCAACCCGGTCAGCCGCCGATCTACACCGGCGCCGGCGCGATGCACGCGACGGTGATGCTCGCCTTCGGGGTGGTCACGGCGCTGCTGCATCGACAGGGGACGGGCGAGGGGCAGGCGGTAGATGTCTCGCTCTTCGGCGCCAACATGTACGGTGCGGCGCTCGACATCCAGGCCTTCCTCGCGATCGGCGAGGGCGAGCGTTTCATCACCCCGATCTCGCGCCTCGACGTGTCGAACCCGATGTCGGGCTCCCTCTACCCCAGCGCCGACGGCCGCTGGGTGACGCTGACCATGCCAGATACCGACCGCTGGTGGCCGGTCTTCTCCGCCGCGGTCGGCATCGCCGCGGACGACGCGCGCTTCGACACCCACGACAAGCGCACCGAGACGAACCGCCTCGAACTCATCCGCGAACTGGAAGCGGCCTTCCAGCGCGAACCCGGCAGCCACTGGCGCCAGGTGTTCCAGGAAAAGCAGATGTCCGCCGACGTCATCGAGCGCTTCGATTACCCGGCCAACGATCCGCAGGTGCTCGCCAACCGCTACATCCTCGAACTCGACCACCCGAGCTTCGGCGCAGTGAAGAGCCTAGGCTTCCCGATCTTCCTGAGCGACAGCCCGGCGCGCCTCGAACGGCTCGCCCCCTGCGTCGGCCAGCACACCGCGCAGATCCTGCACGAGCTGCTGGCCTATCCCGAAGACCGCATCCACGCACTCCGCGCCGCCGGCGTGGTGGCCTGA
- a CDS encoding acetaldehyde dehydrogenase (acetylating) produces the protein MKKIRCALIGPGNIGTDLLYKLQRSPVLEPVWMVGIDPDSDGLVRAREMGLKTTAEGVDGLLPHVAADDIRIAFDATSAYVHAENSRKLNELGVLMIDLTPAAIGPYCVPPVNLTGHVGRPSPGRSQDGRAPSGGSERSERGGLLSEMNVNMVTCGGQATIPMVAAISRVQPVAYGEIIATVSSRSIGPGTRKNIDEFTRTTAAAVEKVGGAKQGKAIVVINPAEPPLMMRDTVHCLTESEPDQAAISASIHAMIADVQKYVPGYRLVNGPVFDGQRVSVFLEVEGLGDYLPKYAGNLDIMTAAAARTAEMFAEEILKGELVLQPVASQRVAA, from the coding sequence ATGAAAAAGATCCGATGCGCGCTGATCGGGCCGGGCAACATCGGCACCGATCTGCTGTACAAGCTGCAGCGCAGCCCGGTGCTGGAGCCGGTGTGGATGGTCGGCATCGACCCGGACTCGGACGGCCTGGTGCGCGCGCGCGAAATGGGCCTGAAGACGACCGCCGAGGGCGTCGACGGCCTGCTGCCGCACGTCGCCGCGGACGACATCCGGATCGCCTTCGACGCGACCAGCGCCTACGTGCATGCCGAGAACAGCCGCAAGCTCAACGAGCTGGGTGTGCTGATGATCGACCTCACGCCCGCGGCGATCGGCCCGTACTGCGTGCCGCCGGTGAATCTCACCGGGCACGTCGGACGGCCGTCGCCGGGCCGCTCCCAAGACGGCCGAGCCCCCTCGGGGGGCAGCGAGCGGAGCGAGCGTGGGGGCCTGCTCTCTGAAATGAACGTGAACATGGTGACCTGCGGCGGGCAGGCGACGATCCCGATGGTCGCGGCGATTTCGCGCGTGCAGCCGGTCGCGTATGGCGAGATCATCGCGACCGTGTCGTCGCGCTCGATTGGCCCCGGCACACGCAAGAACATCGACGAGTTCACGCGCACCACGGCCGCTGCGGTCGAGAAGGTGGGTGGCGCGAAGCAGGGCAAGGCCATCGTCGTCATCAACCCGGCCGAGCCGCCGCTGATGATGCGCGACACCGTGCATTGCCTGACCGAATCCGAGCCCGACCAGGCGGCGATCAGCGCGTCCATCCACGCGATGATCGCGGACGTGCAGAAGTACGTGCCGGGCTACCGGCTCGTCAATGGCCCGGTCTTCGACGGCCAGCGCGTATCGGTCTTCCTGGAGGTCGAAGGTCTCGGCGACTACTTGCCGAAGTACGCCGGCAACCTCGACATCATGACCGCCGCTGCGGCGCGCACCGCCGAGATGTTCGCCGAGGAGATCCTCAAGGGCGAGCTGGTGCTGCAGCCGGTCGCCTCCCAACGTGTCGCAGCCTGA
- the dmpG gene encoding 4-hydroxy-2-oxovalerate aldolase, translated as MELRGRKITVHDMTLRDGMHPKRHLMTLEQMKTIACGLDAAGVPLIEVTHGDGLGGSSVNYGFPAHTDEEYLGAVVPLMKQARVSALLLPGIGTVDHLKMAHGLGVSTIRVATHCTEADVSEQHIGMARKLGMDTVGFLMMAHMNSPEGLVAQAKLMESYGANCIYITDSAGYMLPEDVRARIGAVRAALQPSTELGFHGHHNLAMGVANSIAAIEAGANRVDAAAAGLGAGAGNTPMEVLVAVCARMGIDTGVDVFRIQDVAEDLVVPIMDFPIRIDRDALTLGYAGVYGSFLLFAKRAEKKYGVPAREILVEMGRRGMVGGQEDMIEDTAMTLAKARAAA; from the coding sequence ATGGAACTGCGAGGCAGGAAGATCACCGTCCATGACATGACCCTGCGGGACGGCATGCACCCCAAGCGTCATCTGATGACGCTCGAACAGATGAAGACCATCGCCTGCGGCCTGGATGCGGCAGGCGTGCCGCTGATCGAGGTGACCCACGGCGACGGCCTCGGCGGCTCGTCGGTGAACTACGGTTTCCCGGCGCACACCGACGAGGAATACCTCGGCGCGGTCGTGCCGCTGATGAAGCAGGCGCGGGTGTCGGCGCTGCTGCTGCCGGGCATCGGCACCGTCGATCACTTGAAGATGGCGCACGGGCTGGGCGTCTCGACGATCCGCGTCGCCACCCACTGCACCGAGGCGGACGTCTCCGAGCAGCACATCGGCATGGCGCGCAAGCTCGGCATGGATACCGTCGGCTTCCTGATGATGGCGCACATGAACAGCCCCGAAGGGCTCGTCGCGCAGGCGAAGCTGATGGAGAGCTACGGCGCGAACTGCATCTACATCACCGACTCGGCCGGCTACATGCTGCCCGAGGACGTGCGCGCGCGCATCGGCGCGGTGCGTGCGGCGCTGCAGCCCTCGACCGAGCTGGGCTTCCACGGCCACCACAACCTCGCGATGGGCGTGGCGAACTCGATCGCGGCGATCGAGGCGGGCGCGAACCGTGTAGATGCCGCCGCAGCGGGCCTGGGGGCCGGCGCGGGCAACACGCCGATGGAAGTGCTGGTCGCGGTGTGCGCGCGGATGGGGATCGACACCGGCGTCGATGTCTTCAGGATCCAGGACGTCGCCGAGGATCTGGTCGTGCCGATCATGGACTTCCCGATCCGCATCGACCGCGACGCGCTCACGCTCGGCTACGCGGGCGTGTATGGCTCCTTCCTGCTCTTCGCCAAGCGCGCCGAGAAGAAATACGGCGTGCCCGCGCGCGAGATCCTCGTCGAGATGGGGCGGCGCGGGATGGTGGGCGGGCAGGAGGACATGATCGAGGATACCGCGATGACGCTGGCCAAGGCGCGGGCGGCGGCGTGA
- a CDS encoding enoyl-CoA hydratase-related protein has protein sequence MINENVPASAWSEWCAVAGEGLDDFVEILYEKKTHRELGGGVARITLNKPEKMNTLTLATVDEMFRAFYDANHDPAIGVIVIAGKGKHFGAGGDVEWERWGLREAFYNRYPHNRLMRLSRKPIIAQVQGYCIAGHNHMAYCCDFTIAADNAIFGQAGPRVSSPADGFFVPYLTKVVGAKKAREMWMLCRKYKAPEALQMGLINTVVPLAALEAEVDRWCEELLAVSPGCLEVLKAAFDQEMDGYKESCVTSAAMYPDWFDMPEGKEGGAAFLAKRKARFWDIRQREAEARRGLLAGYEAQHAPAAE, from the coding sequence ATGATCAACGAAAACGTGCCGGCATCGGCGTGGAGCGAATGGTGCGCGGTTGCAGGGGAAGGGCTCGACGACTTCGTCGAGATCCTCTACGAGAAGAAGACCCATCGCGAACTGGGCGGCGGGGTCGCGCGGATCACGCTGAACAAGCCCGAGAAGATGAACACGCTAACGCTCGCGACCGTCGACGAGATGTTCCGCGCCTTCTATGATGCCAACCACGACCCCGCGATCGGCGTGATCGTGATCGCCGGCAAGGGCAAGCACTTCGGCGCGGGCGGCGACGTGGAGTGGGAGCGCTGGGGGCTGCGCGAGGCCTTTTACAACCGCTACCCGCACAACCGGCTGATGCGCCTGTCGCGCAAGCCGATCATCGCCCAGGTGCAGGGCTACTGCATCGCCGGCCACAACCACATGGCCTACTGCTGCGACTTCACGATCGCCGCGGACAACGCGATCTTCGGCCAGGCCGGGCCGCGCGTGTCCTCGCCGGCGGACGGCTTTTTCGTGCCGTATCTGACCAAGGTCGTCGGCGCGAAGAAGGCGCGCGAGATGTGGATGCTGTGCCGCAAGTACAAGGCGCCCGAGGCGCTGCAGATGGGCCTCATCAACACCGTTGTGCCGCTGGCCGCGCTGGAGGCGGAAGTCGATCGCTGGTGCGAGGAGCTGCTCGCCGTGAGCCCGGGCTGCCTGGAGGTGCTGAAGGCCGCGTTCGACCAGGAAATGGACGGCTACAAGGAGTCCTGCGTGACCTCCGCGGCGATGTATCCGGACTGGTTCGACATGCCCGAAGGCAAGGAGGGCGGTGCGGCCTTCCTCGCCAAGCGCAAGGCGCGCTTCTGGGACATCCGCCAGCGCGAAGCCGAGGCGCGGCGCGGCTTGCTCGCCGGCTACGAGGCGCAGCACGCGCCGGCCGCCGAGTAG